The following are from one region of the candidate division KSB1 bacterium genome:
- a CDS encoding GxxExxY protein, translating into MLHREITEKIIYAFYKVNNELGYGFLEKVYENAMAIELRKIGLKVIQQKQIVVRYNDQIVGKYEADLIMSDMVIVETKAKESLREEHEAQLINYETDFYLWV; encoded by the coding sequence ATGTTACATAGAGAAATCACTGAAAAGATTATTTATGCTTTTTATAAGGTCAATAATGAACTTGGATATGGTTTCTTGGAAAAAGTCTATGAAAATGCAATGGCAATTGAGTTACGAAAAATAGGCTTGAAAGTAATTCAACAAAAACAAATCGTAGTTCGTTATAATGATCAAATAGTAGGCAAATATGAAGCAGATTTAATAATGAGTGATATGGTTATAGTAGAGACCAAAGCTAAAGAGAGCTTACGTGAAGAGCATGAAGCTCAACTTATTAACTATGAAACGGATTTCTACTTATGGGTTTGA